The following proteins are co-located in the Solanum pennellii chromosome 1, SPENNV200 genome:
- the LOC107029916 gene encoding F-box protein CPR30-like: MVNGIIKKLGEDLVNNILVRFPVKSLVRLKCISKRWYTLIQSTTFIHLHLNYQTTIQHEFILFKHSIKEPNEFISILSFLSGDDDDGFNPLFPDINVTSMSSNFNATFYPLLGPCHGLVVLTDLTTIIIFNPATRNFRLIPPSPFGCPQGFHRSVEGIGFGFDSISKYYKIVRICEVFWNPWDGYPGPKETKIDVYDFSMDCWREVEQVNLPLIYWVPCAEMLYNEVVHWFATIEMSMIILCFDMSTEIFRNINIPDVCNNLTHKQYYGLVILRGCLTLISYPNPISPTDPINDKVHVWVMEEYGESKSWILKNTIRVVPVESPLDVWKNSILLFQSKKGHLISYDINSNEEKEHILHGSPGSLSVIVYEEGLTSIPPDSSS; encoded by the exons ATGGTGAATGGAATAATAAAGAAATTGGGGGAGGATTTGGTGAATAATATACTAGTAAGATTTCCAGTGAAATCCCTCGTACGATTAAAATGCATCTCTAAAAGATGGTACACTCTCATACAATCCACCACATTTATACATCTTCATCTCAACTACCAAACAACCATACAGCATGAATTCATTCTCTTCAAGCATTCCATCAAAGAACCAAATGAATTTATAAGtattttgtcttttctttctggtgatgatgatgatggctTTAACCCTCTTTTTCCAGATATAAATGTCACATCTATGTCCTCAAATTTTAATGCTACTTTTTATCCACTTCTTGGTCCTTGTCATGGTTTGGTTGTATTAACAGATTTGACAACCATAATCATATTCAATCCAGCAACTAGAAATTTCAGATTGATCCCACCTAGCCCTTTTGGTTGTCCACAGGGTTTTCATCGTTCCGTTGAAGGGATTGGATTTGGCTTCGACTCCATTTCAAAATACTATAAGATTGTTAGGATTTGTGAGGTATTTTGGAATCCTTGGGATGGTTATCCTGGTCCTAAAGAAACTAAAATAGATGTTTATGATTTTAGCATGGATTGTTGGAGAGAAGTGGAGCAAGTAAATTTGCCATTGATTTATTGGGTACCTTGTGCTGAGATGTTATACAATGAAGTGGTTCATTGGTTTGCAACTATAGAAATGTCCATGATTATTCTTTGTTTTGACATGAGCACTGAGATTTTTCGTAATATAAATATTCCTGATGTTTGTAATAATCTAACCCATAAGCAATATTATGGTCTTGTAATATTAAGGGGGTGTCTCACATTGATTTCTTAccctaaccccatttctcctaCTGATCCAATAAATGATAAAGTGCATGTTTGGGTGATGGAGGAGTACGGTGAAAGCAAGTCATGGATATTGAAAAACACAATCAGAGTTGTTCCTGTTGAATCACCGCTAGATGTTTGGAAGAATAGTATATTGCTTTTTCAAAGCAAAAAAGGACATCTTATTTCATATGATATTAATTCCAATGAAGAAAAGGAACATATTTTACATGGTTCTCCCGGAAGTTTGAGTGTTATAGTTTACGAGGAAGGCTTAACTTCAATTCCACCAG ATTCAAGTTCATGA